The following coding sequences are from one Phyllostomus discolor isolate MPI-MPIP mPhyDis1 chromosome 11, mPhyDis1.pri.v3, whole genome shotgun sequence window:
- the ABHD13 gene encoding protein ABHD13, which translates to MEKSWMLWNFVERWLIALASWSWALCRISLLPLIVTFHLYGGIILLLLIFISIAGILYKFQDVLLYFPEQPSSSRLYVPMPTGIPHENVFIRTKDGVRLNLILIRYTGDNSPYSPTIIYFHGNAGNIGHRLPNALLMLVNLKVNLLLVDYRGYGKSEGEASEEGLYLDSEAVLDYVMTRPDLDKTKIFLFGRSLGGAVAIHLASENSHRISAIMVENTFLSIPHMASTLFSFFPMRYLPLWCYKNKFLSYRKISQCRMPSLFISGLSDQLIPPVMMKQLYELSPSRTKRLAIFPDGTHNDTWQCQGYFTSLEQFIKEVIKSHSPEEMAKTSSNVTII; encoded by the coding sequence ATGGAAAAGTCCTGGATGCTGTGGAACTTTGTTGAAAGATGGCTAATAGCCTTGGCCTCGTGGTCTTGGGCTCTCTGTCgtatttctcttttacctttAATAGTGACTTTTCATCTGTATGGAGGCATTATCTTACTTTTGTTGATATTCATATCAATAGCAGGTATTCTATATAAATTCCAGGATGTATTGCTTTATTTTCCAGAACAGCCATCTTCCTCACGCCTTTATGTCCCCATGCCAACTGGCATTCcacatgaaaatgttttcatcagAACCAAAGATGGAGTACGTCTAAATCTTATTTTGATAAGATACACTGGAGACAATTCACCCTATTCTCCaaccataatttattttcatgggAATGCAGGCAACATAGGTCACAGGTTACCAAATGCATTGCTTATGTTGGTTAACCTCAAAGTTAATCTTTTGCTTGTTGATTACCGAGGATATGGAAAAAGCGAAGGAGAAGCAAGTGAAGAAGGACTCTACTTAGACTCTGAAGCTGTGCTAGACTATGTGATGACTAGACCTGACCttgacaaaacaaaaatttttctttttggtcgTTCCTTGGGAGGAGCAGTGGCTATTCATTTGGCTTCTGAAAATTCACATAGGATTTCAGCTATTATGGTGGAGAACACATTTTTAAGCATACCACATATGGCCAGcactttattttcattctttccaaTGCGTTACCTTCCTTTATGGtgctacaaaaataaatttttgtccTACAGAAAAATATCTCAGTGCAGAAtgccttctcttttcatttctggactctctgaTCAATTAATTCCACCAGTAATGATGAAGCAACTTTATGAACTCTCCCCATCTCGGACTAAGAGGTTAGCCATTTTTCCTGATGGAACTCATAATGATACATGGCAATGCCAGGGTTACTTCACTAGCCTTGAACAGTTCATCAAAGAAGTAATAAAGAGTCATTCTCCTGAAGAAATGGCAAAAACTTCATCTAATGTGACAAttatataa